The DNA region TCCTTCACCAGCCAGAACCCCGCATCGTTCACATGGCTGAAGAACAACGACCCCGCCCCGATGGCAAGCACCAGCAGGGCCGCGTGCGAGGTGGACATGTCCGCGGCGAGCGGAGCGACAAGCCCGGCCGCCGAGATCGTGGCGACGGTCGCCGACCCCGTGGCGAGCCGGATCGCGACAGCGATGAGCCAGGCGAGCAGCAGCGCGGGAATGGACCAGTCCTCGGAGAAGTCGAGGATCATCTGGCCGACGCCCACGTCGATGAGGGTCTGCTTGAAGCCACCACCGGCACCGACGATCATCAGCACACCGGCGATGGGGGCGAGGGACTTCTCGACGGTCGCGGAGAGCCGCTCCTTGGTGAAGCCCGCGGCCCGCCCGAGGGTGAACATCCCGACGAGCACGGCGGCGAGCAGCGCGATCAACGGCGACCCGACGACGTCGAAGACGCGCTGGACGGTGGCGTCGGGGTCGTCGACGACGATGTCGACGAGGGCCTTGGCGAGCATCATGACGACGGGCAGCAGCACGGTGGCGACGGTGACGCCGAAGCCGGGCCGCTTCTCCAGGTCCTCGGAGGGCCGCTGCGGAATCATCTTCTCGGGCGGCGCCACATCCACCCACCGGGCGGCGACCTTCGAGAAGACGGGACCCGCGATGATCACGGTGGGGATGGCGACGAGCACACCGAGCGCGAGGGTCACACCGAGGTTGGCCTTGACGGCGTCGATGGCGACGAGCGGGCCGGGGTGCGGCGGGATGAGGCCGTGCATGACGGAGAGCCCGGCGAGCGCGGGGATGCCGATGCGCATCAGGGAGTAGTTGCCGCGCTTGGCGACCATCAGGACGACGGGGATCAGCAGCACGATGCCGACCTCGAAGAACAGCGGAAGCCCGATGACGGAGGCGATGAGCACCATCGCCCACGGCA from Streptomyces flavofungini includes:
- a CDS encoding GntT/GntP/DsdX family permease, with amino-acid sequence MTSLSVEMLAADPVEPITSAGHAQLGIAVLAGIAVIVLLITKFKVHAFLALTIGSLALGAFAGAPLDKAIASFTTGLGSTVAGVGVLIALGAILGKLLADSGGADQIVDTILAKAGRSGGRAMPWAMVLIASVIGLPLFFEVGIVLLIPVVLMVAKRGNYSLMRIGIPALAGLSVMHGLIPPHPGPLVAIDAVKANLGVTLALGVLVAIPTVIIAGPVFSKVAARWVDVAPPEKMIPQRPSEDLEKRPGFGVTVATVLLPVVMMLAKALVDIVVDDPDATVQRVFDVVGSPLIALLAAVLVGMFTLGRAAGFTKERLSATVEKSLAPIAGVLMIVGAGGGFKQTLIDVGVGQMILDFSEDWSIPALLLAWLIAVAIRLATGSATVATISAAGLVAPLAADMSTSHAALLVLAIGAGSLFFSHVNDAGFWLVKEYFGLDVGQTIKTWSVMETIISVVALGFVLLLSLVL